A region of the Lachancea thermotolerans CBS 6340 chromosome E complete sequence genome:
GAAGGGACCAGATTGCATAATAATAGTTACGTTCCTATTGCACATCAACGTCTTAGAATGGTCCTTACTGAAATAGGCAAATGGTTTGATTCGGACCTCTGCTATGACGAATCTTTCATATTATTGAGGCTGTCAGTCCTGAAGTTTCTGATATCTTTGCTGAAACACTCTTCTTCGGTCTCACTTGGGAGTCTTTTGTTCGATTTGAGTGTTAGGGTTCTGAAGGACTGCTTTGAGGTATTGAGCCTTGACGAAATGTTGTTTTCCCAAGAACTCAGCCTTTTTTCAGTGTATCTATATCAACAGCTGATCGAGCTCGGCAAGAATAATGCTCTAGATGCCGGCTTATGGCAAGAGACGGAAGTCGGGATATTGGAAATCGCAGTGGAGGTTTTTATGATGAAGACAGACCTGCAGAAAGCAAACCACTTTACGTTCCTCTTTTATCGATTGCTGGTTCAGGTTTTTTCTGACGCATCTGTGGAGCACTTCTTGCCGTTAACGAACAATCTGCTGGAGAAATTTTTGTCATCCCCCGACTTAAATATTGACCAAACAAGGTTAATTGTCCTCGTTTTGAGAAAGTCAATATTGGCTAAGCAGCAAGATCTTTTGATCGAATATGAGCTAAGcaatgcttcaaaatctgcAGAGGATGAGCCAAACGACACATTCCAATTTCCCTCGTTGTTATTGACGGCAATTGATCAAAAAATGCCCGAAGAATATCTTGAGTACGAGAATGAAGACCAGTTTCTAAAATACCTGTGGTGTTGCTATCTTGCTTTGTCTTACTTGAAAGACATTTCATACAATTTGAGGCAATCTTTCATCAGCCAGTTAAAGGATCAAGGTCTTGTAACAAAGCTGTATGACTTTATAGCAGACCAGTTGAATTTAGAAGACAAGGCTTGGATACCAACTGACGAGAGCACTATCGAAACTTATGATGTTGCCGCGCCGGACTCATCTTCTACTAAATCAGCTCTATTACAGGAATGCAAAGAGTTGATGCTGCATTTGCTCTATGTGCTTTTTAAGAACATGGGATCCATGACGAGTTCATGGTGGCTCAATCTTAAAGACAGGTCTTTGCAAGCCaaggttgaaaaattcgtTACAATGCATGTATCCAAGCTTCTGATACGTCAGGAGCTGAAAGAAGTCAGTGAAAAGGTCAAGAAACTAACTTCTCAAGATGAGAGTCTAACAATTAGGCTAAACAATGCCACCAACGAAATTAAAGCTGGTTACCTTGTCGACGAACAAAAGTTGGAGATCTCGCTCAAAATTCCCTCAAACTACCCCCTCAGCAACATCCAAGTTCACGGAAACTCTAGGGTTGGAATTAATGAGCAGAAATGGAAGTCGTGGATTTTATCAGCCCAACGAGTCATTGTTGGAATGAACGGCTCAGTGATGGATTCACTAGAACTTTTCACAAAGAATGTGAATTTACACTTTTCAGGATTTGAGGAGTGTGCAATTTGCTACTCCATCCTCCATGCTGTTGATCGCAAACTaccctcaaaagtttgccCAACATGCAACAACAGGTTCCATGGAGCTTGCTTGTACAAATGGTTCAGATCGTCCGGCAACAACACATGCCCGCTATGCCGTAGCGAAATCCCATTTAGAAGATAATGTGCAATGAACTCTACAACAAAGAACTTTATAGAAAAAATATTGCGAGATTGAAACGCAAAGAACTATAACTTCGCTGCGTTTTGCGCTATTCGACATTAGATGTTATGTTTTATTTCAAGGTACCATGTGACTTTGATATTATTAGCCTTTACCACTATTACAAACTTTGATGCTCTTCTGTCTTCAAAGCGTGTAATACTTAAATATTCACAGATGCATCAAAACATTACACCCTAGTATGCGTTTCCTTTTTAAGAGGAGGCTCAggcttgttggcgcaatTGGCGCTGTTGTGCTTCTAATATCACTGACTGCCAAATGTGTTGTTCAGTTTCAATTGAATAGGGAGATAGAACACTACAGGACATTTTTCCGGAAACATAAAGATAACATACATGACATTTATGATCCCTTGAACATAAAGCAGATCCCGTATGAGACCATAGAGTCTCTCTACCAATTGCGCAAAACCGGTGATGTGCCAAAGAAATCACCAATTGACTGGGGAAAATATGCCTATATCAACTACGTCACTGATGCGGATTACTTATGTACCTCACTCCTACAATTCAAGAGACTCAAGGAGTTTGGTACAAAAGCCAAGCTAGTGCTCCTAATCTCCAGCAACCTGCTCGAAGCAGAAAACCCAAAAATCTCTGAGAACAAGCAACTGCTGgaaaagtttcaagaagtGGCTCCAACTCAGGTTCTGATAAAGGAAGTTGAGAACATTATAAAACCGCACGATTACTCTCCATGGAATAAAAGCTTTACAAAACTGCTAGTTTTCAATCAGACGGAGTTCGACCGTATTGTTTACCTTGATAATGACGCTGGTGTATACAACCATATGGATGAGTTATTTTTTCTACCTGATTATGTGAAGTTCGCAGCACCTCTCACATATTGGTTTGTTTCAGAGCGAGATCTAGAGATTGCCAACAGCGAAGTCAGTTCGGAAGAGAAAAGCTCCATAAAACTTAACCGCTATATTGATACCCTTGCCACAAGAgtgaaagaaaaaaggcCAATCTACAACCATCTCCCAAGCCTGCCTTCATCGTTGTTCATGGGCACCAAGGATGTTGCGAAAGAAATTATAGAGTCCACGTCCTCTGCCTCTCCGTTG
Encoded here:
- the GNT1 gene encoding glucose N-acetyltransferase (similar to uniprot|Q12096 Saccharomyces cerevisiae YOR320C GNT1 N-acetylglucosaminyltransferase capable of modification of N-linked glycans in the Golgi apparatus); its protein translation is MRFLFKRRLRLVGAIGAVVLLISLTAKCVVQFQLNREIEHYRTFFRKHKDNIHDIYDPLNIKQIPYETIESLYQLRKTGDVPKKSPIDWGKYAYINYVTDADYLCTSLLQFKRLKEFGTKAKLVLLISSNLLEAENPKISENKQLLEKFQEVAPTQVLIKEVENIIKPHDYSPWNKSFTKLLVFNQTEFDRIVYLDNDAGVYNHMDELFFLPDYVKFAAPLTYWFVSERDLEIANSEVSSEEKSSIKLNRYIDTLATRVKEKRPIYNHLPSLPSSLFMGTKDVAKEIIESTSSASPLFNLRNKNKNAKVKFASNLMVIKPSAETFNAIVNTLLPRIANKKEKYDMDLINEGLYDLRKIIYHQFKLFRKLKTEFVPEVLSLPFGSYGLLTGSIRNEFHHTLMANDILGYERTKEKDQVPLESLIKKSKYIHYSDYPMSKPWAYSSFDHLKCNPQDADAESEDVKAEMCKCWNSVYQDYWDSKHFCTL